From Microcystis aeruginosa NIES-2549, a single genomic window includes:
- a CDS encoding acyltransferase, giving the protein MFNLKHQLYLLISKFLEEQERIEKRQQLSENATFHSSVKFIGKCENYRGDKSLITIGENTIILGELFLFTHGGKIEIGKNCYIGEKTGIRSANSIKIGNEVIIADDVNIYDTDAHSLNYVLRQK; this is encoded by the coding sequence ATGTTTAACTTAAAACATCAATTATATTTATTAATTTCAAAATTCTTAGAAGAACAAGAACGGATCGAAAAACGTCAACAACTTTCTGAAAATGCCACGTTTCACAGTTCAGTCAAATTTATCGGAAAGTGTGAAAATTATAGGGGAGATAAAAGTTTAATTACTATCGGAGAAAATACCATAATATTAGGTGAATTGTTTTTATTTACTCATGGTGGAAAAATAGAAATCGGTAAAAATTGTTATATTGGTGAGAAAACTGGAATTAGATCAGCAAATTCTATCAAAATTGGCAATGAAGTTATAATTGCCGATGATGTCAATATTTATGATACCGATGCTCATTCATTAAATTATGTTTTAAGACAGAAATAA